The Brassica napus cultivar Da-Ae chromosome C1, Da-Ae, whole genome shotgun sequence DNA segment GATACAAATGAGTTTTCATATCatgtatatataagaatttaCCTTTACGTGGTTAATATGtttggggttagtttttttgtttttgtttttttcgggTAATTTGATACGCGCCTCGTGCACGTAGAGCAGGTTTCAATTTGAGAAGACATTTAGCAAGAAAATCTAAAGCAATTATTGTGTTGCGTTTTCTTTTCTTGTCATCTGGACCTGGTGTTATATTACCTTCCAAAGGGGATAACATACAGTTATTGTGTTGCTTCttctcattttaaaaattattattatttcatgtATGGAAGCGATTATATTCAAAGACTGACCCAAAAAGTCAGTACTTGCCTCTTCTCAGCAGGTCAAAGCCCAAAGCATCTTTATCGGAAAttcttagaaaataatttttaacaaaatataagaacATGTCcgttaacttttaactaaaaaaattaagaaccggtacttaaataagagttttaagagccaatttttaacttttttagctaaaagttaagagacggattTTTATATTACGCTAAAAATTCCATTCTAAGAacctccaataatcatgctctaaaacGCAAAATCCTTTATTTTCAATCATAAACACAACAATTGCATTCCATGATAAACATTCATATTAAAGATTTTGACATCtcatttatataatttgtattatgCGCCTTCTGGACTAAAAAATGGTATTCCAGATGTTCTAAAATAGATGACTGTTTTGGTGTTCAAGTTTAAAGAATTATTTGTTACTGATTAATTTAAAACacatttaatatttaacaaCACCGTAGATTAAGCCACAAAGATTGCAAAAGCTTCAAAATTTACGCAAAATACTATTATTTCTATTCTCTTCATTACATCCCATGCAGTCAAATGTCATCAATACCCTTCACACATGACTCGCCAAAGTAAGGGCATTCTCGACATTTCCTACATGCAATGTGGAACTTAATACAAAGATTGTTCTAAAATTTTAAGActtgtaataataataatataaacgGAAAGAACCGTAAGAACAGAACACGAGCTCGAATCACGGACTGGCTACTATGATTGCCCATGGAAGATGCAAAACTGGTTTCTCCTTCTGAGTTTCTTGATCCcctctcatcttcttcaacgGAGGCTGTTGCTGCGGAGACGATGGTGGATTGCACGAACTCGCTGACCACGAATCGTTTGAGCTCTCGTCGCTATTGAAAGGGTTTGAATCAATCACGCAGCATGGAGATTCGCCACTCTTTCGTTTCCGGCGAGTTTGGGTTTCGATTTGTAAGCCCATGCGGCCCATTGGTAACTCGAGGATGAGATCGTAGCAAGATTTCACCTTTTCCTGTGAATGCACGAAAGATGTTCGTGAAAATGCCTAAGTGAAATAaaacagagttttttttttaaagaagcttACCTTGGTTATGTTAAGCACACCGAGGAGCTTAGTTTGGTATGAAAGAGGGTCAAAGGGCTCAACTTGCTCTATAATCCTCATCATGGTGGCTGCAGCAACAACTGATGGGAGGTAGCCGACAAATCTTGAATCTGACAAAAGCACAAGAATGTAAGATTACTTCAGAAGCTGATAAAACGAGATGGGTTTGTAGTTTTTGTCGTTTACGAACCGGAGATTACAGAGAGGATGAGACGGTGGCAGCTGTTGAGGAAATCCCAGTGAGCATTGTTCTTAAGCCCCAATCTCCTGATGATGTGGTCTAGAAACGAAAGTGGAGTAACGAGATGCATCTTCCACTGGAGAGTAGAAAGTATCAGCAGCTCCATTCTCTGTATGGTTTTTGCCTCAAACACATACTTTGTCTCCTCCACCTACAAACCCCAAGAAACAGAGAAATTGagtaacatgaagacaaaagaAGGAAACTTTAAGGGAGGAGATGATGTCAAGTGTCATCATTTACTTGAAAGTCCAGAAGAAGAGGGACATGGGTTTCTTCCACTTTAGCAGCAAGAGAGAGACAAGCAACAGAAACGAGCTGAAGCATCCACGGTTTGTCTCTCTGTAAGCTGTAGCTACAGATGAACTTGTCGAGATACGTTATAGCTAAAACAGCTGCTAGAGTAGAGAACCCATAACGAGAGTTGACTCTAAGAATCCAACCCACGGCTTCTTTTCGATCCGTGGCGAGATAAACATCATCGACACAGCTGAgtccttgctcttcttctttggaGAAGAGAGTGACCAGATCTTCATCTTCCCAGAACAAATCTTGCTGCAGAATAGCCAATGGAGAAGAAGTAGAAGCAGAAGAAAAGGAAGAGTTCTCTTCAACTGCTTctacttcttcttcgtcgtcgtctTCCCATTTCTCTTCTTCGCAGTAGAGAGCATCAAGAAGAAACGAAGTGTTATGTTCTTCTCTACTTTCTTCCTCCGTTGGTATCGCCATTGTTGGATTATAGACTCAAGaatgagaagaaagaaagatcttCTCTTTCTATATAGTTGGTTTGGCTCTTTTAGTTAATGGTGTTGGCTCAGGGCATTACACAGAAGAAGATAAGGTAGAGACTCATCTTACTATCTCCGTCTATCACCACTCTATGGAGGCGTGCAGGGATTAGCTTGTAGCAAGGAGCTAGCTACAAAAGAgaggctagagagagagagagagagagggaagaaaAGCTGGGGAAGTGGGAAGGAGAGTGAAAAGGAGATTGATTTATGAAGAGAAGGGCGAGTTGGTTTTCACGTTTGTCTTTTTTCACTCGCGCAATCTTTTATTTTCTGAGAGTATTAAATGTGtcgtttcttttttcttttttcatattttatgaatattttctttttctgtgTTTTCCACTTTACCTACTTTTACTCAGTGGAGTAGAGATCGAGAAACCAAAGTGCAGTAAAATCTGTCGGCAACTTAACTAAATCCTACAACCTTTTTTGCCGATTGTCAACAACTTATAAGGATAGACATtgaccaaataaattaaactgtAGTGCGATGATTAGCTGCTGTGAACAAAAGCCAACTCCAGCTTCTTTGACTGAAGATGAAAGAGGGAGTTTAAGGTAGCGAGATAATTAGCAAGCTGGCTTAACTTTTTTTCCATataaaaaacatccaaaattcTCAATGAGTTTCAGTGACCATAGCAACCATTATGCTACAATTTGCAAAGGCCGGGAACAGCAAAGAGgagatagaaaaaaataaaaataaaatgagacAAAAATTCGTCAACAAATTATAGAAATAGCATTATACATAATGACCACTTTTCATCAATTCTCAACGCCAGAGTTTTAGTATGGAGGCGGCGGGTATTGTCCTTGATAGGGACCTGGATAACGAGAATAATATTAGAGGTCTTAGTATTAACAAGTATATTACTATATCCTATCACAGCATTTAAACACAAAAGGAAGAACAGTTATGTACCTTGTGGGTAATATGGTGATGGTTGAGGAGGGTACGGAGGAGGAGGGTAAGTTGAGGATGGCGGAGGAGGAGGGTAAGCTGAAGGACCAGGAGGGTAAGCGGAGGTTGAGGGAGGAGGAGGGTAAGCATATGGCTGAGGAGGATAGGGTGAAGCTGGTGGGTATGCTGATTGCGGCTGAGAGTATTGTACTTGTGGGTATAGAGATGGTCCAGTGTATGGCGGTGAGGAAtatggagaaggagaaggtgGTGCTGAGTAGTGAGGTACTTGAGGTGCATACGGTGGTGCTGATGGCGCAGACCCGTGGTGATGTTGGTTCTGCACACAGGAAAAAAACATTGTATGTTTTAGCCTTGTTTATCAATATAAATGAATCTGTAACTCAATATTGTTAATCAAGTCTTGACTTTTACCTTTGCACCTGCATAATGCAGTATGAGTCTTACTTCTCCCGCATATCTGCCAGACAGAAAAATTATGCATATTCAGAAGACATAATGCAGTGtggttaagaaaaaaaactctctgaTTCTAATTGACGACACTACAATGTTTAAATGGAACTCCATTGCAAGGTAACCTAACACCAGACATTAAAATCACCATATACTGCAAAAGGTGCAGTTCCATCTCATCAGTTTCAAAGAAACCCAATTTGAATGCTAGAGTGTGCTCAATGTAGAGAAACATGAATCTTACCTTAGGAGTATTTTTTTCACATTATAttaggaaagaaaataaatagtgATTAAAAAGGGTGTGCATGTATGACAAGAATAACCACTCTTATCAATGAACATAACCACGCTTCCATGTcaacaatatataacatttcactTAGGTGAAAAGCATAGAGCACACAAATGCAGCAACACAACTTATATATGGTCAATCACTATATGCTGCAAACAAAACCACATCAAAAAGTTGTATGGTCATTCCACTATATGTAGCAAGTCCAACACCAAAAATCAGCCAGAGCAACGTGCACCATATGCAAACTATCAATGCACAAGGAACGAAAACTAGTGAAACACCAAATGTAGTTACCTGCCAGTTTTAGTTTGAAGAGTCCAGGTACAGTCGTCGTAACCCTGAGAAAGAACCTTCTGCAACTGAATCCTAATCACAACAAACAAACAGAGGCAAAAAAAAGACTCAAATCCAAAATCCGAAAATTTTCAAAAGCAATAGAAAAATGAAGTGCAGAGACATACGTAGCATTGCCAATGAAGTCATCAGTGGAGAGAGTGTTGCTGTTCCAGACAGCAACCTTAAGATCCCTAAGGCCTTCTAGCAACGTGAACATAAACTTCTCTTGAAACACTGCGTTCTTTCCACCATCTGAAAATACAGTAATAATTTATTAGAACAATACGTCAGGATCTGAAGATATCTAATGAATGACTGAAGATATCTAATGAATGAATGGATAGACAACCTGTGCAGGTTCTGGTTTGGTGCCTTGCCCCGCTGTACTCGAGAACAACGTACGGATCTTGCCTCGAAAACCATTCCGTGTCTTTCAATTTCTGGCACCCTACCACTGAAAAACCACATAAAACGAAATTTTAACCTTTCTGAGAATCGAATCAACGGAATAACATTCAAATGATTCATAAGAAGAAAcattaacaaaagaaaaggtACGAACCAGTGACCTCGAGAAGCTGCCCTTGAATGCCCATCGTCATCATCGACATTAATCTGGATAGAAGATTTGAGATACAGTAACGGATATGAATCTAGAGGAGAAGGTCCgtctttcaatatatataaaccaaaactTTGAATTTTCTCAGAAATTGCTTTCAAGAGCGACAAGACGCGTAGCGTAAGCCGCTGACCATTATTATTGacttttcataaaaataacacTCCCACGGCTTCAGATATACGCGCCACTAAATATTATTTCCTCTTCGCTAAGTATTATtacataaaagtatattatatacTTCTTGTTACTTGGAATTAAATAATCAACTCAGTTTTCTTATAAAAGATCCAGTCATCGTAGACTAATCAACGAGGACGACAGATACTATTTTCAAGCTTAAATACTATACAACCCTTTTTGGGTTAATCTACAAACTCAAAAATGTTATGTGTCTTGTGGAACAAGTTACTACAAAGGCAGCCCTACTGGATTACAGCACTTCGGTACATTGATATGGTTTCCTTCCAAGTCACGGCATACCTTTTTGGAGAAGTTCGACCATCAGCCTCATCCTTCACAAAGGAATACAAGtcagaaacaaagagataaTCAATCAAGTAacttaaaacagaaaaagagCTAAAACATAGATAGTAGCCATGAGAATCATTCACGTATATGCATGAACAACACTTGAGAGAGTCGCCTAAAGAGAAGTATCAGGtacctcttcttctcctttgagGAAAACCAAGGCCTACATTCCCAGTGTTTCCTACCGCTTGTATTGGTTCAACCAAGCCTTTTGCATTCTTCCCCAGCGTCTCACCCTGCAAATTCCATTTCCACATTAATCACTAACTATGGTGGTGTCATAATCACATTTACATCGAAAAGTGAATTAGAATCCTTCACTTACCTCCTTCCAACCCATGTTTCCCATTATCCTCCTTGCATAACTTCCAGATCCAAATGTTAACTCCAATGCTTCTTCTGCTGTTGCATCCTCTTCAGAACCTGTATCATGCTCGTCGGCAATAAGGCCTACCATTGTCCCCTTTTGACCTGGCCCAACACCATATCCACCATGCAGATTTCTTCTCTCCGCGGCTCTATCTCTGTATGCAGAGCTTCTCTCCTGATAAAACAACACCAGCATGAATCAAGATAGTAGTTGCTTCTTACTATGGTTCTAATAACACTAAAGCTTTGGGAAAATGTCTCATGCTATCCATTTAGACATAAACTCAAGAATCCAGGAATGAGAATATGGATTTGGAGTACCTCTTCAATCATGTCGACTTCATGTGGTTCCTTCACCTTGAGTCTGCGCGAAGTTTTTGGTTTCACCTTCTTAGCTTTGCGTTTTGTAGCAGGATCTTGCCATGTAGTTGAAACATCAGGGAATCCCCAATATTTTGTTGGGTTGGAGGCGTCATATACTGACAAGGTTGCAAGGTACTTTGGACTAGGATTCTGCAGTTTATAGACTTGACCTGGAACACAATTATTCGAGAATTAAAATCCATAACAAAGCGCATTAAGTTACCATCTCTGGTGGTTAATAAGAAAATGGTTAAAACCTGTCCTAACTCGCACCAGGTGAAGGCGTGCTTCACAAACCGGCGCAGTTTTGAAAAGTGTGCCACTAGAAGCCACAGATGGATGAAGATTGGCGGACCGTCTCACCAGCCTCCCTACTAGCCTAGCCACCTGTTCGTTGTCAGCTTCTCTGGATTCACAAACAAGTTTCCAGTCCCACAAGTCAACAGACGGGATCTCAGGCAGGGTCTTCTCAGGGGATTGAGTGACTTGACCATATTGTGCTAGCCACATTTCTTCCTCCCTTGAAGGAGCATCTACAAATGAAAACTACGAGCTATCAAAGCTATGAATATGCGCCGAAGACAACATATCATCTAAATAACAAGATTCCCTTAGACAATACTACAGGCTAGCTAATCATTTCATGATTTAAAATCAGcttataaagaaagaaaaaacaaaaaccttgATCAAAGTAGTCTTCCTGTGGATCAAAATCATCTTCAGGAATCCATTCTCCCTCTTCAAGCTCGTCAGCATCATCGTCTCCtgagaaacaaacacaatttgTAGCTCCTCTCCTTAAATTCCAAACGGTAAGAGcagattcataaaaaaaaaaaaaagctatgtAAAAGGCTAATAAACATTATCAAAGGCTAATACCATTAGCTGACAACATCTGATTATCCTCCGCAGAATAGCTAGGACGTCGACTGTTTCCAGCCAAATAAAGCTCTATAAGTGTATCTTCCACCCTGATTAAATTAAAAAGGGTTTCAGAAAccatatatattagttttcatGACAAAGAAATAAATAACCTACCATGAGGAAGGACGTTGAAGATGTTCAAGTTCATGGTCATTTGAGCACCCTGTTGGCTCTTTCGAGCAAATTAACCGTGTCTATCAGTTATCAATCATAGATGTTATGCATTGCCAACACTTTACCTAAACTCTTAACACGTAAGTTTACCTAAAAGAGTTTCTGTTTCTCCAGGATCACTCAACAAAACTTCAGCCTGAGCATCTTCAGAAGTGACAATATGTACAGATTCGTCATGTTCCAGGGGAACATATTCGCCGTTTTCATGCTTGTAGTAAAGACCATCCTTGCTACAATAGTACCAACCAGCAACTGGGTCATGATAAAACCCACTCCTGCAAATTCGAAAACAGTGTTAGCATCCAGAAAAGGAATACACTTTATCAACTAAACATCAATCTCACTGAAGTGTGTCTCCTTCATTCATTACTTCTCATAGTTTACAGCTAAGTAGCATATACAAAGCGAGGTCTTTGATTGTAAATTAAGCTTCCTCGAGCAACTAGAATACTTTTTGgcttaaattttaaactaaagcAAAATTAGGTTTTGGGAAGAGACGTATGCCTGTGATGGATGTAGAGCTGCGTATCGTTGTCCCAAACGTAGGAGGAGGAGTCTTCCAATTCTTCTTTATCGTCGGGCATgagtgattgattgattgattttgcTTTGAATGTCAACGAAATTAAACAAAAGGGACTTTTGCTGAAATTAAACTTGGAGACGATGAACTCGTACCGGATACAATTGTTAAATCGAAGGAACATGCCTTAACCGGATGGTTTCGGTTTAGGCCCAGGAAGGTTAAGCTTTTCGCTAAACAAGATAAGGCCCAAACGTTTTGGGCTTTACTTACaatatattctatttattaaattgtgttgGAGAAGACGACGACTAGAAGAAAATGACGAATGCCGTGACGTGAATTTTTCAACTCCCCTTCCAGAAGTTATATTGCAGACTTTTAATTagataaagataatttatttgtattttttatatatcagaATTAATCTTGCAAAAAAAATCGTTAACTTAATAagccaaaacatattttttgataagagccttatttcattttttttctccctcatttcatcaaaatatttgataaaaaaggtaattatattgatattttaaacaaaaattccaTTGAGTTTTTACCAAGAAAAAATATCCCATTGAGTCAAGGTCAACATTAGTCAATGGCCCTAAGAATATCATCATGTTTCCATATCAGCCAAGCGTTAGCTGCCAAAGCTTTACTCTCTTTCCTTGCGTCCTGCTTGGCAGGCTCCAAAACccaattattaatataaatacaaattcaTTATCTCTTTGATCCACAAACATTCAATCTCaaaatttcaagaaaaaaaaaaaaaaggaactgaGAAGTTTCTACTTGGCTCTTACAAAACCCATTTCTTGTTTTCTCATCAGCCAAATCATGGGAACTTCTGATGAAGCCGCGGCCTCTAAGctccatatcttcttcttcccttaCATGGCTCATGGCCACATGATACCAACTCTTGACATGGCCAAGCTCTTTGCCACCAAAGGAGCTAAGTCCACCATCCTCACCACTCCTCTCAACTCAAAACTCTTCGAGAAACCCATCAACTCATTCAACGACGAGAATCCTGAACTTGAAGACATCAAACTTCAGATCCTCAACTTCCCTTGCACAGAGCTGGGCTTACCCGAAGGATGCGAGAACACTGACTTCATCTTCTCTAACCATGACCTAACCAAAGGTAACTTgaatatgaagtttttactaGCAATGGAATATTTCAAAGAGCAGTTAGAAGAGCTTCTCGAGACGGTGAAACCAGACTGTCTCGTCGGCAACATGTTCTTCCCTTGGGCGACTAAAGTCGCTGAGAAGTTTAACGTGCCGAGACTTGTCTTCCACGGCACAGGCTACTTCTCGCTATGTGCTTCTCATTGCTTAAGGCTCCACAAGCCTTACAAGAACGTAGCTTCTAGCTCTGAGCCCTTTGTGATCCCTGAGCTACCAGGAGACGTTGTTATTACAGATGAACAGGTgatagagaaagaagaagaatctgTCATGGGGAAGTTTATGAAGGACATTAGAGATTCAGAGAGAGACAGCTTTGGTGTGTTGGTGAACAGCTTCTACGACCTTGAACCTGCTTATGCCGATTTTTTCAAGACCCATGTGGCGAAAAGGTCTTGGGACATCGGTCCGCTTTCTTTAGGGAACAGAGAGTTCAAGGAGAAAGCAGAGAGGGGCAAAAAGGCTAGCATTGATGAGCATGAGTGTTTGAAATGGCTTGACACCAAGAGATGTGAATCTGTTATTTACTTGTCCTTTGGAACTATGTCTAGCTTCGACGACGAGCAGCTGATGGAGATTGCAGCTGGCTTGGAGATGTCAGGACATGATTTTGTATGGGTGGTTAACAGAAGTGGTAGCCAAGGTATGTTACGTATcatataaatttagtttttgttggTTGTTATATTCCAGACTCTCGTACCAGttctagtttgaataatagaattgttagtaaaaaataaaataaaattatcttgTGTTCTGACTAAACAACATGTGTGGTGTGAATAGGGGAGAAGGTAGAGTGGTTACCAGAGGGGTACGAAGAGAGGACCAAAGGGCAAGGACTGATAATACGTGGATGGGCGCCACAAGTGCTTATACTAGACCACCAAGCTATTGGAGGGTTTTTGACGCATTGTGGATGGAACTCGCTTCTAGAAGGTGCAGCATCAGGCCTGCCAATGGTGACATGGCCCATTGGAGCCGAGCAGTTCTACAACGAGAAGTTGGTAACACAAGTGTTGAAGACAGGAGTGAGTGTGGGAGTAAAGAAGATGGTGAAAGGTTCGGGAGATTTCATTAGCAGAGAGAAAGTTGATATAGCGGTAAGGGAAGTGATGGTCGGAGATGAGATGAGGAAACGGGCTAAGCAGTTAGCTGTTATGGCTAAAGATGCGGTGAGAGAAGGAGGGTCTTCAGATCTTGAGGTGAACAGGTTGATGGATGAGCTTAAGTTGGTCAGAATGCAAAAAGAACAAGGAACAAGAACTTGATATATTTTCTAAGTTAACAAATGTTATCGAGTCAAAAACGATTGTTGTGTTGGTTTTGAGTTACTTTCTTGAGTCAAAAACGATTTACAATATTGCTTACCATTCTCTAACGTAAAGACCCAATGCTTCAAGAAAAGTTATACTAAACAACATGTATTATCAAGGTTAGGACGCCAGGCGACTAGTCAAATGGTATTAACCACTAATAAGACTATTCTCTTTTTCGAAAGAATTTTTCAACGGAAACCAGAGATCACTCGTTTTTTGAATGTTGCTACTCCAGAGAAGTGTGGATTGGAACCATTAAGAATCTGGCAGGGCCTGGTAGTATTTATCAATGGTCAAGAGTGATGCAGATTATAGAGAATGGTTTGCAGGGACGAGGTCTAACTTTTCTATTGAGGTTATAGCTGTCAAATGGTCCGTCCATGGTCCAAATGGGCATGATCAGTTGGACCATTTCAGTTTTGGGCACTAATAGGTGGTCCATATTGGACAATGGTCCAAACAAATGTCCAAGACCAATAGAGACCATATCCAAATGGGCATGCCCATGGACaccaaataaaatttataattattttttaattattagtttagatattatttctaaaattttgaaattatgtttactttccaaaattataaaagtatttttttcttgtcaaaactgtaaaactatgttttcttttcaaaatcgagaaatttcatttttccgtcgaaaccgagaaattgcgttttcccgccaaaacaaaaaattgcgttttcacgccaaaaccgaaaattgcgttttcccgccaaaaccgagaaattacgCTTTCCCACCGAAAccgaaaaattgtgttttcccgccaaaaccgagaaattgcgttttcccgcctaAATCGAGAAATTACG contains these protein-coding regions:
- the LOC106438575 gene encoding cyclin-D3-1, with the protein product MAIPTEEESREEHNTSFLLDALYCEEEKWEDDDEEEVEAVEENSSFSSASTSSPLAILQQDLFWEDEDLVTLFSKEEEQGLSCVDDVYLATDRKEAVGWILRVNSRYGFSTLAAVLAITYLDKFICSYSLQRDKPWMLQLVSVACLSLAAKVEETHVPLLLDFQVEETKYVFEAKTIQRMELLILSTLQWKMHLVTPLSFLDHIIRRLGLKNNAHWDFLNSCHRLILSVISDSRFVGYLPSVVAAATMMRIIEQVEPFDPLSYQTKLLGVLNITKEKVKSCYDLILELPMGRMGLQIETQTRRKRKSGESPCCVIDSNPFNSDESSNDSWSASSCNPPSSPQQQPPLKKMRGDQETQKEKPVLHLPWAIIVASP
- the LOC106438578 gene encoding protein SRC2 homolog, with protein sequence MSMMTMGIQGQLLEVTVVGCQKLKDTEWFSRQDPYVVLEYSGARHQTRTCTDGGKNAVFQEKFMFTLLEGLRDLKVAVWNSNTLSTDDFIGNATIQLQKVLSQGYDDCTWTLQTKTGRYAGEVRLILHYAGAKNQHHHGSAPSAPPYAPQVPHYSAPPSPSPYSSPPYTGPSLYPQVQYSQPQSAYPPASPYPPQPYAYPPPPSTSAYPPGPSAYPPPPPSSTYPPPPYPPQPSPYYPQGPYQGQYPPPPY
- the LOC106441985 gene encoding uncharacterized protein LOC106441985 gives rise to the protein MPDDKEELEDSSSYVWDNDTQLYIHHRSGFYHDPVAGWYYCSKDGLYYKHENGEYVPLEHDESVHIVTSEDAQAEVLLSDPGETETLLEPTGCSNDHELEHLQRPSSWVEDTLIELYLAGNSRRPSYSAEDNQMLSANGDDDADELEEGEWIPEDDFDPQEDYFDQDAPSREEEMWLAQYGQVTQSPEKTLPEIPSVDLWDWKLVCESREADNEQVARLVGRLVRRSANLHPSVASSGTLFKTAPVCEARLHLVRVRTGQVYKLQNPSPKYLATLSVYDASNPTKYWGFPDVSTTWQDPATKRKAKKVKPKTSRRLKVKEPHEVDMIEEERSSAYRDRAAERRNLHGGYGVGPGQKGTMVGLIADEHDTGSEEDATAEEALELTFGSGSYARRIMGNMGWKEGETLGKNAKGLVEPIQAVGNTGNVGLGFPQRRRRG
- the LOC106438574 gene encoding UDP-glycosyltransferase 73B1, giving the protein MGTSDEAAASKLHIFFFPYMAHGHMIPTLDMAKLFATKGAKSTILTTPLNSKLFEKPINSFNDENPELEDIKLQILNFPCTELGLPEGCENTDFIFSNHDLTKGNLNMKFLLAMEYFKEQLEELLETVKPDCLVGNMFFPWATKVAEKFNVPRLVFHGTGYFSLCASHCLRLHKPYKNVASSSEPFVIPELPGDVVITDEQVIEKEEESVMGKFMKDIRDSERDSFGVLVNSFYDLEPAYADFFKTHVAKRSWDIGPLSLGNREFKEKAERGKKASIDEHECLKWLDTKRCESVIYLSFGTMSSFDDEQLMEIAAGLEMSGHDFVWVVNRSGSQGEKVEWLPEGYEERTKGQGLIIRGWAPQVLILDHQAIGGFLTHCGWNSLLEGAASGLPMVTWPIGAEQFYNEKLVTQVLKTGVSVGVKKMVKGSGDFISREKVDIAVREVMVGDEMRKRAKQLAVMAKDAVREGGSSDLEVNRLMDELKLVRMQKEQGTRT